The genomic stretch AGGTGTCGCGCTCACTGGCGGCATGTGAGGGAGCATTGCTGGTTGTGGATGCCTCACAAGGCGTGGAAGCTCAGACCGTGGCTAACTGTTACACAGCCATTGAGCAGGGCGTTGAAGTCGTAGCTGTTCTGAATAAAATTGACTTGCCTTCTGCCGAACCTGAACGCGTTATAGCTGAGATTGAAGATATTATCGGTATTGATGCGCAGGATGCTGTTCGTGCCAGTGCAAAAAGCGGTTTGGGCGTTGAAGACATTCTTGACGCGGTTATTAGCCGTATTCCACCGCCTAAGGGGAATATAGATGCCCCTCTTAAAGCACTAATTATTGATTCCTGGTTTGATAATTATGTTGGCGTGGTGATGTTGGTACGGGTAGTAGACGGCGTGTTGAAACCTAAAGATAAAATTCTGCTAATGGCATCACAAACCACTCATTTGTGCGAACAAGTAGGTGTGTTTACCCCAAAAACAAAGGCTCGTGCTCAGCTTTCAGCTGGTGATGTAGGTTTTATTATTGCGGGTATCAAAGAATTAAACTCTGCAAAAGTTGGTGATACGGTAACTTTGGCAAATAATCCCGCTGCAGAACCTTTACCTGGCTTTAAAGAAATTCAGCCGCAGGTGTTCGCTGGCTTGTACCCAGTCGAATCGCATGATTATGATGCATTGCGTGATGCGTTGGAAAAACTGAAATTAAATGATGCATCCCTGCAGTACGAACCTGAAACTTCTCAGGCGCTGGGATTCGGTTTTCGCTGTGGATTCCTGGGATTGTTGCACCTGGATATTGTGCAGGAACGACTTGAACGCGAATACGACATGGATCTCATCACTACTGCGCCGACGGTGATTTATCAGATATTGATGAAAGATGGCGAAGTAATCGAAATTGAAAATCCTTCCCGACTGCCTGACTTATCTAAAATTGAAGAAATTCGAGAACCTATTATCAATGCTACTATTTTGGTACCGCAGGATTATGTCGGTGCAGTAATCACACTGTGTACTGAAAAGCGTGGTATGCAGCGTAATATGCAATACATGGGCAGGCAAGTTATGCTGAGCTACGAAATGCCAATGAACGAAGTGGTGATGGATTTCTTTGATAAATTGAAATCAGTCAGCCGAGGTTATGCTTCCCTGGATTATGAATTTAAAGAATTTCGAGCATCAGATCTCGTTAAACTTGATATTCTCGTAAATAGTGAGAAAGTAGACGCATTGTCATTAATTGTTCACCGCAATACATCCCAGCGTCGCGGGCGTGAATTAGCCGCCAAAATGCGCGAATTAATTCCTCGCCAAATGTATGATGTGGCTGTACAGGCAGCAATCGGTGCAAACATCCTAGCCAGAGAAAACGTGAAAGCTTTGCGTAAAAACGTTTTGGCAAAATGTTATGGTGGCGATATCTCTCGCAAACGCAAGTTACTGGAAAAACAAAAAGCTGGTAAGAAACGCATGAAACAAGTGGGTAATGTAGAAATCCCGCAAGAAGCATTCCTGGCTATTTTAAAGATAGATTAACAGTAAAACGGAGAAAGAATGAATTTTGCACTTTTCATGTTTATCGCGCTGCTCTTGACGGGAAGCGTGTGGCTTCTGGATCATTTCGTAACGGGGAAGGGCAGACCTGAAGGAGTTAAAGAACCTTGGTGGGTAGAGTACTCAAAGAGCTTTTTTCCGGTTATATTGATTGTCTTTTGTCTGCGTTCATTCCTTGTGGAGCCATTCAAGATTCCATCTGGTTCGATGATTCCAACTTTGCTGGTTGGCGACTTCATTCTCGTGAACAAATTTGATTATGGTATCCGTATTCCAATTATCAATAAGAAAATTGTTGAAATAGGAAACCCTGAAAAAGGCGATGTGATGGTATTTCGATATCCAAAAGATCCAGGGGTTGACTACATCAAGCGCGTTGTCGGTGTTCCTGGTGATAAAATCACTTATCAGGATAAGCAGCTTACGATCAACGGTGAAAAGATTAAAACTATCAGCACCGGTGAATACAGTTACATTGAGAGCGGCTTGAACTATGCGACAACCGCCCGTTACAACGAGTCTTTAGGCAAGCATAATCATGAGATAATTGTACAGCCGGAACAAAATACATATTATCCATCACAAGTGGAAGATTTTCCCGGCAGAGAAAATTGCGTATATAAACAGAATGAATTTACCTGCACAATTCCTCAGGGCCATTATTTCATGATGGGAGACAACCGGGACAGAAGTAACGATAGTCGCTACTGGGGTTTTGTACCGGACAAAAATATTGTGGGAAAAGCATTTTTGGTATGGTGGAATTTTGATCACTTCAAACGTATTGGTACAAAAATCAATTAACAGAGGAATGAGTTCATGATGAAAAAACAAAAAGGGATCACTTTTGTGGGCATGTTGCTGGTAGCAGGCATGTTATTTTTTGTTGCTTTGATTGGTATGAAAATTGTTCCTGCTTATATTGAATTCTTTTCAGTCAAAAAAGTCATTACCGCGATGAGTAATGATTCTGAAGTACAGAATATGTCAGTGAAAGAGGTTCGCAACTCTTTTGACAGGCGTGCAGTCATTGACAATATTACAGCTGTAAAAGGCGATGACCTGGAAATTTCTAAAGATGGGGGAGAAACAGTGGTTATAGCGCAATACTCAGTCAAAACTCCCCTCTTTGGCAACTTGAGTGCGTATATGGATTTTACCGCAACAACCAGTAAATCACGTTCTAAATCACTGAAGGGAGCAGATATCTGATCCATCTGCACAATTGCAAATGAGCAACGCCAGACTATTGCATCACCTTGGTTATGATTTTAAATCACCTGCGTTATTAAAGCAGGCATTGACACATCGCAGTTATGGAACACCCAATAATGAGCGATTAGAATTTTTGGGTGACAGTATTTTAAATTGCGCCATTGCAAATCGACTGTATCAGGAATTTCCTCGCTTGTCAGAAGGCGATTTGAGTCGTATGCGTGCTCACTTGGTGAATCAGCAGACGCTCTTTGAAATAGCCGAGTCTTTCAAGCTTGGGGAGCATATATTGCTTGGTGAAGGGGAGTTGAAAAGTGGTGGCTTTCGTCGCCCATCTATCCTGGCCGATGCGCTTGAAGCTATTTTTGGTGCAGTGTTTCTGGATAGTGATTTTGATTCAGCAACGCAAGTAATTGGAAAGCTTTACACGCCTTTGCTGAAAAATCTGGATCTGACACGTATGGGTAAAGATCCTAAAACGCTACTGCAAGAATACTTGCAAGGGCGCAAAATTGCATTGCCTCAATATGTTGTCGCTGCCATCCGTGGTGAAGCGCATGACCAGTATTTTGAAGTGGAATGTGTTATTCCTGAATTAAATATTCGCTCTCAAGGCGAAGGGACGAGCAGGCGTAGTGCAGAACAACTCGCAGCTAAACAGGCTTTTGAACTGCTTAGCCTTGCCAATCAAGCATAACAGCTTGTTTTTGAAACTTTACTTGCCAATATAATTCCTATGGATACTCCAGAATTTCGCACCGGTTACATTGCCATCGTTGGTCGACCAAACGTTGGCAAATCTACGCTCCTGAATCACCTGATTGGCCAGAAAATCAGTATTACTTCTCGCAAGGCGCAGACAACCAGACACCGCATTACCGGAATACACACTACCCCTGAATCGCAGTTTATTTTTGTTGACACGCCTGGATTCCAGTTGCAGCATCAAAACGCATTGAATCGCTCCATGAATCGCACTGTGACGCAAGTATTGAATGATGTGGATGTGGTTCTGTTTGTGATCGAAGCTTTGCGCTTTAGTGATAAGGACAAGCAGGTTATTAAATTACTGCCTCAAAATCGACCAGTTTTACTTATTATCAATAAAGTAGATACGATTGAAGAAAAAAACATGCTGTTGCCATTTATTGAGAAAATGGCAGAATTGTTTCCGTTTACAGCCATTATTCCCGTCAGTGCCCAGCAAAGTACGGGCCTGCCTGATCTGTTGAAAGAAATATCGAGTCATTTGCCTGTTGCGCAACCGCTCTTCGGTGAAGATGAAATAACAGATCGAAGTGAGCGGTTTCTGGTTGCTGAAATCATTCGGGAGAAGCTCTTTCGCTCCTTGGGTGAAGAAATTCCTTATTCAACAACGGTTGAAATTGAAAAGTTTGAGATGGATGGCAAGCTTCGCCGTATTCATGCTGCCATTATCGTTGATAAAGCAGGACAAAAGGCCATTGTTATTGGTAAGGGTGGTGAAAAGCTAAAGGGAATTGCTACTCAGGCACGTTTGGATATGGAAAAGCTGTTTGATGGTAAAGTTTACCTGGAAATATGGGTAAAAGTAAAAGGTGGGTGGGCTGATGATGAACGTGCGCTCAAAAGCCTGGGTTATGAGTAAGCAGTCATTGTCTTTAGAATGAATTTGGCAATTTTTTTTGCTAGATTGTATTGTTAATACTATGATTTTTTTACTGATCTTCATAAAATGGCTTAGAGTCCTTTATTCCGGTTTGGCGCTATATACGTATGCCTGCTTCACCTGCTTTAATCGGGTAATTTTTCCCTTTTATTGGCAGAATCACTCCCCAGCACCCTTCAGCTTAAACAAGCTGCAGCTACGACCGATTAAATCCCGGAAATCGAGTTAAATGGGTAATACACAAAAATCCCAGCAAGAAGCCCAGCCAGCTTATGTTTTGCATAGTTATCCTTTTAGAGAAACCAGCCTGATTGTTGAAGTTTTCAGCCGTAATTTTGGGCGGTTAGCAATTGTTGCGCGTGGTGCTCGCCGTCCAAAATCTGCTGTGAGGGGATTGCTGATGGCTTTTCAGCCATTGCAGTTAAACTGGTTTGGAAAGGCCGAACTTAAAACCTTGCACAGTGCTGAATGGCAAGGAGGGCAGCCGCAATTGCAAGGGATGGCATTGCTCTGCGGGTTTTACTTGAATGAACTGATGCTGAAGTTACTCCATCGCGATGATCCCCACGAAAATTTATTTATGTATTATCAGGAAACATTGCAATCTCTTGCCAGTCAACGGGATTATGCCGCAGTATTAAGGCGTTTTGAAATAAGGCTATTGCAAGAATTGGGTTATGCACTCACCTTTGTTAATGACGTATCATCGGGTGAGTCTATCGTTCCCGACAGAGAGTATCACTATCAAATTGAATATGGCCCGGTTGTTGCTGAAGGCAGGAATAGCCACCAAATCGGTGTACAATTATCGGGTAAAACACTGCTGGATATGGCTGCGGACAATTATCGGGATCCTCTCACTTTGCAGCAAAGCAAGACGCTTATGCGTACGCTTATTAATCATTACTTGGGTGACCAGACCCTGCACACACGGCAACTATTGAAGGACATGCAACAATCATGATTCAACTTGGCGTTAACATTGACCATATAGCAACTTTAAGGCAAGCACGTGGTACTCGCTATCCTAGTCCCGTCCAAGCGGCGTTAGCTGCTGAATCAGCTGGTGCGGACGCCATTACGCTGCATTTGCGAGAAGATCGTCGGCACATACAGGATCGTGACGTGGATATTTTGCGGGAATTACTGCAAACCCGAATGAATCTGGAAATGGCCGTAACCGATGAAATGTTGAAGATTGCATTGCGTGTTAACCCTCAAGACGTTTGTCTGGTGCCTGAACGCCGCCAGGAACTCACCACAGAAGGTGGTCTTGATGTAGTGAATCATTTTGATAAAGTGAGGCATGCCTGTAGTGTGCTGGGCGATGCAGGGATCAGAGTTTCACTGTTTATTAATGCGGATAAGGCGCAGATGGATGCCTCTAAAGAGGCGGGAGCGCCTGTCGTTGAAATTCACACTGGTCATTATGCGGATACAACCAGCGCAGAAGCGGAACAAATAGAATATGACAAAATTAAAGACTCGGTGATTTACGGCACAGCTTTAGGATTGTGCGTAAATGCTGGCCATGGCCTGCATTATCATAATGTACAAAAGATTGCCGCTATAGCGGATGTACGGGAACTGAATATTGGTCACGCTATTGTTGCGCATGCGCTTTTTGTTGGCTGGGACAGTGCCGTAAAAGAAATGAAGTCACTTATGCTGGCAGCGCGTACTTAATAATGATTTACGGAATCGGGTCAGATATTGTAGCCGTTGAGCGCATGCGTACGCTCCTGCAAAAATATGGGGACAGCTTTGCTCGCCGTATTCTGGCTCCGAATGAGTGGTTGGCTTACGAAAGCAGTAAAAATCGTGCCAATCTTTTGGCTAAGCGCTTTGCCGCAAAGGAAGCGTTCGCAAAGGCAATGGGTACAGGTTTACGTCACCCGGTGTCATTGCAAAATATCAGCGTGATTCATAATCATCTGGGAAAGCCAGACTTTCATTTAGACCCGTTAGTGACAAACCTGCTTGAAACCCATGGCATCCAGAAACACCATCTGTCCCTGAGTGATGAAAAGGAAATGGCCTGCGCCTTTGTGATATTGGAGGGAGTATGTCTCTAGGGCCAGTTATGCTGGATGTTCTCGGTACAGAATTAACCGAAGAAGATCGCAAAAGACTTTTGCATCCATTGACAGGCGGCGTTATCCTTTTCAGTCGAAATTATGAATCTCCCGCACAGTTGACGAAAATAACGCAAGAAATACATTCAGTTAGAAATCCACCGTTATTAATCGGTGTTGATCAGGAAGGTGGCAGGGTACAGCGTTGCAAGGCGGGTTTTACCCGAATACCTCCCATGCGCGAATTTGGGCGAATATGGGATGAACATCCTCATAAAGCACGCCAGTTGGCACAGCAAACTGGTTATGTCCTTGCCGCAGAACTTCGCGCTTGTGGAGTGGACTTTAGCTTTACACCTGTACTGGATATGGATTACGGCCAAAGCGGGGTAATTGGTGATCGTGCATTCCACCTTAATAAACAGGCTATTGCAGAATTGGCACACAGTCTTGTTTTGGGGCTCAAGGAAGCAGGCATGGCAAGCGTAGGTAAACATTTTCCAGGGCATGGCTACATCAAGGCAGATTCGCACCTTGAAATACCAATCGATGATCGGGAATTTGCCGATATCGAATTGAATGACCTGGTACCTTTCAAGCAGATGATCAATTTTGGGTTAACAGGGATTATGCCTGCTCATGTTATTTATCCCAAAGTGGACAAACGTCCTGCAGGATTTTCAAAATTTTGGCTGAAAGATATTCTGCGTAATGAATTACGCTTTGACGGTACGGTTTTTAGTGATGATTTGAGCATGGAAGGGGCCAGTGTGGCGGGCGGTATCGTCGATCGAGCAAAAGCCGCATTAGAAGCAGGGTGCGATATGGTCCTGGTATGTAACAGGCCCGATTCGGCAGATGAATTGCTGGCAAATCTGCACTGGAATGTGCCTCCAGTCAGCCTTACTCGCCTGGTACGTATGCACGGTAAGCCCCACCCCGATTCGTTAGTGAAATTGCATGAACAAGAGCATTATGTAAATGCTGTACATGCTATTGCCGGTATTGGCTTTCGCAGTGGTGACCTGCCACTGAAACAACGGGAGCCAGATTCCTGTGGCGATCTCTAATCCTCACCATGATCCTCTTGATGAGGATCATGGCACTCATAATCATAGTAGTGAGCATGGCCACCACCATCACCATGGAGATGGCGGGGCACACCTGCGTTGGGCGTTAATCATAACGTTTGGCTTCGCCATAGTTGAAGCGTTGGGCGGTGTATGGTCTGGATCCCTGGCGTTGATCAGTGATGCTGGGCACATGTTTTCTGATTCCTTTGCCCTTGGATTGGCAGCATTTGCTGCCTGGATCGCAAAACGGCCTCCATCACTGCGTCATTCCTATGGATTTGTCAGGGCGGAAGTAATTGCAGCTCTGGTAAATAGCGCGCTCATGCTAGCGGTCATAATCGGTATTGTCGTAGAAGCTGTTATTAGATTGAATGTTCCACACCCTGTAGCGGGTGGTGCGGTGATGATTATCGCAGCAATAGGTTTGGGTGTGAATGTGGTGGTGGCATTTGTACTCAGCAGCAGCCAGCATTCAATCAATTCTCGCGCAGCATTGCTGCATGTGCTGGGGGATTTACTTGGATCTGTAGCCGCGTTGATAGCTGGTGCAGTTATTTTCTTCACCGGCTGGATGCCAATAGATGCCATATTATCTCTCGTAGTGGCTGGTTTGATACTGTTTTCAACATTGAATCTGCTGCGGGAGGCCCTGCATGTTTTAATGGAAGGTGTCCCTCTGAACCTTCGACTGGAAGAGGTGGGTAATGAAATGGCGAAAATGACCGGGGTAGTATCCGTGCATGACCTGCATATTTGGAATCTTTCATCCGGTCAGATAGCTCTCTCAGCCCACCTTGAACTTGCAGAACTTGATTCTTGGCAAAACATACTAATCGATATGCGAAAACTACTGCATGATCAATTCGATATTGATCATGTTACTTTGCAGCCAGAAATTGCCGTGCAAATTAATCAGCCTTTTATAGCTACTATCGCGATACACCCTATCAATTAATACAGGGCAATGCTAAATGGAAGTAACATTCTCAGGTGCCTGTCGACAATGCCCACGCCTGGCCACATTCCTGGATGAGGTAAAGCTGGCCAATCCGGATTATTTTGCCAAACCTGTTCCGTCTTTCGGGGACAAAAATCCCACATTACTGGTCGTTGGTCTGGCACCCGGGTTGAATGGTGCCAACCGCACCGGAAGACCGTTTACGGGCGACCATGCAGGTATTTTATTATACGAAACACTCCATAAGTTTGGATATGCCACTCGCCCCACATCTATAGATGTCAATGATGGATTGAAACTAAAAGAGTGCCGTATTACCAATGCTGTCAAATGTCTGCCCCCACAAAACAAACCAGAAACACTGGAAATAAAGCAATGCAACCAATATTTGACCAGTGAAATCAATTCACTATCTAAGGGTACGGTTTTGCTCGCTTTAGGGGCGATAGCTCATAAAGCGATTTTGATGGCGCTGGGTTTAAAGGTTAAGGATTTTGCATTCGCCCACGGTGCAAAACATGTATTACCACATGGATTAACCTTATATGATAGTTACCATTGTAGCCGTTACAATACGCAAACCAGGCGTTTAACCCCTGAGATGTTTCAGTCTGTTTTTGAAAGTATTTCCGATCACCTAAAGAGGGATACCTGATGCCTTACGTGAATATACGCATAGCGGGTAGCTTGACCCGTGAACAAAAAAAGAAGATTGCTGAAGAAATTACAGATACGCTTGAACGGATTGCTAAAAAGCCTAAATCATATACTTACATTGCGTTTGATGAATTGCCTGACGAAAATTGGGCCATTGGTGGCAAACTGCTGGATGATGAATAATCTGCAGATTGCCTGTATAAAATAATAGTATTTACATTAAGTTAAAATTGCAACAATTTGATATAAAAAATTATTTAGATAATATCCCCAACCTTCCTGGCGTTTATCGCATGTTAAATGAAACAGGGGAGGTTTTGTATGTGGGTAAAGCCAAAGATTTAAAAAAACGTGTTACTTCATACTTTCAGAAAAGCGATCTTTCTCCACGCATTTCTCTGATGGTGAAGAAAATAGCCCAGATTGAAACCACTGTTACCCGTTCTGAGTCTGAAGCGCTGGTTCTTGAAAATAACCTCATTAAAGCTTTAGCTCCACGTTATAACATACTGTTTCGTGACGATAAATCATATCCTTATGTGATGTTAACCGGTCATGTTTTTCCCCGGTTAGGTTTTCATCGCGGCGCATTAGACAAAAAAAATCATTATTTCGGCCCATTCCCCAATGCATGGGCGGTGCGTCAAAGCATGCAATTACTGCAAAAGGTATTTCGAATTCGCACTTGTGAAGATAGTGTATTCAGCAATCGATCCAGACCCTGCCTGCTTCACCAGATCAAGCGGTGTACAGCGCCCTGTGTAGGTTTGATCGACGCTACTGCTTATCAAAATGACATAAAAAATGCTCAGTTATTCCTTGAAGGCAAGGAGTCAGAGGTAATCAGCACCTTAAATAGCAAGATGCAAACCGCAGCTGAGCATATGCAGTATGAAGAAGCAGCTATGTACCGTGACCAAATCCAGGCCCTGGGTACAATTCAGGAAAAGCAATTTGTCAGCAGTGAGAAGCAGTCAGATGCCGACATAGTTGCTTGCATTGTTCAGAGCGGCTTGATTTGCGTCAACCTCGTGATGATCCGGGGTGGACGACATCTTGGCGATAAAAGTTTTTTTCCAATTAATGCAGAAGATTACGATGCGGCAGCTGCGCTCGAGGCATTTTTAAGCCAGCACTACCTGAACAGACCGGTGCCTTCACTTATCCTCGTTAATGAAAACATTGATAAAATGGCGATCGAATCACTATTGAGTGAGCAGGCAAATCGTAAAATTCAAATAAAATCCAACTTAACTGGCGAAAGACGGGTCTGGTTGACCATGGCTACTGAAAATGCGCGTATTGCGTTGGAGCAAAGAGTTAACCAGAAAG from Sulfurirhabdus autotrophica encodes the following:
- the era gene encoding GTPase Era, with the translated sequence MDTPEFRTGYIAIVGRPNVGKSTLLNHLIGQKISITSRKAQTTRHRITGIHTTPESQFIFVDTPGFQLQHQNALNRSMNRTVTQVLNDVDVVLFVIEALRFSDKDKQVIKLLPQNRPVLLIINKVDTIEEKNMLLPFIEKMAELFPFTAIIPVSAQQSTGLPDLLKEISSHLPVAQPLFGEDEITDRSERFLVAEIIREKLFRSLGEEIPYSTTVEIEKFEMDGKLRRIHAAIIVDKAGQKAIVIGKGGEKLKGIATQARLDMEKLFDGKVYLEIWVKVKGGWADDERALKSLGYE
- the uvrC gene encoding excinuclease ABC subunit UvrC — protein: MQQFDIKNYLDNIPNLPGVYRMLNETGEVLYVGKAKDLKKRVTSYFQKSDLSPRISLMVKKIAQIETTVTRSESEALVLENNLIKALAPRYNILFRDDKSYPYVMLTGHVFPRLGFHRGALDKKNHYFGPFPNAWAVRQSMQLLQKVFRIRTCEDSVFSNRSRPCLLHQIKRCTAPCVGLIDATAYQNDIKNAQLFLEGKESEVISTLNSKMQTAAEHMQYEEAAMYRDQIQALGTIQEKQFVSSEKQSDADIVACIVQSGLICVNLVMIRGGRHLGDKSFFPINAEDYDAAAALEAFLSQHYLNRPVPSLILVNENIDKMAIESLLSEQANRKIQIKSNLTGERRVWLTMATENARIALEQRVNQKVTQEARLEALQNALAFPSTVQRIECFDISHTMGEATIASCVVYDRFAMQNGEYRRYNITGITPGDDYAAMRDVLNRRYKKIAAGDGKMPDLILIDGGKGQISIAKSVLEEVGLSDIYLIGVAKGEARKPGLEQLIFPDGEKTLQLPKDHIGLHLIQQIRDEAHRFAISGHRAKRGKARTNSSLEQIGGVGAKRRQKLLARFGGLSGVKTASVDDLAQVEGISHQLAEKIYQEFH
- the pdxJ gene encoding pyridoxine 5'-phosphate synthase gives rise to the protein MIQLGVNIDHIATLRQARGTRYPSPVQAALAAESAGADAITLHLREDRRHIQDRDVDILRELLQTRMNLEMAVTDEMLKIALRVNPQDVCLVPERRQELTTEGGLDVVNHFDKVRHACSVLGDAGIRVSLFINADKAQMDASKEAGAPVVEIHTGHYADTTSAEAEQIEYDKIKDSVIYGTALGLCVNAGHGLHYHNVQKIAAIADVRELNIGHAIVAHALFVGWDSAVKEMKSLMLAART
- a CDS encoding cation diffusion facilitator family transporter; the encoded protein is MAISNPHHDPLDEDHGTHNHSSEHGHHHHHGDGGAHLRWALIITFGFAIVEALGGVWSGSLALISDAGHMFSDSFALGLAAFAAWIAKRPPSLRHSYGFVRAEVIAALVNSALMLAVIIGIVVEAVIRLNVPHPVAGGAVMIIAAIGLGVNVVVAFVLSSSQHSINSRAALLHVLGDLLGSVAALIAGAVIFFTGWMPIDAILSLVVAGLILFSTLNLLREALHVLMEGVPLNLRLEEVGNEMAKMTGVVSVHDLHIWNLSSGQIALSAHLELAELDSWQNILIDMRKLLHDQFDIDHVTLQPEIAVQINQPFIATIAIHPIN
- the acpS gene encoding holo-ACP synthase → MIYGIGSDIVAVERMRTLLQKYGDSFARRILAPNEWLAYESSKNRANLLAKRFAAKEAFAKAMGTGLRHPVSLQNISVIHNHLGKPDFHLDPLVTNLLETHGIQKHHLSLSDEKEMACAFVILEGVCL
- a CDS encoding tautomerase family protein, producing MPYVNIRIAGSLTREQKKKIAEEITDTLERIAKKPKSYTYIAFDELPDENWAIGGKLLDDE
- the rnc gene encoding ribonuclease III, with translation MSNARLLHHLGYDFKSPALLKQALTHRSYGTPNNERLEFLGDSILNCAIANRLYQEFPRLSEGDLSRMRAHLVNQQTLFEIAESFKLGEHILLGEGELKSGGFRRPSILADALEAIFGAVFLDSDFDSATQVIGKLYTPLLKNLDLTRMGKDPKTLLQEYLQGRKIALPQYVVAAIRGEAHDQYFEVECVIPELNIRSQGEGTSRRSAEQLAAKQAFELLSLANQA
- a CDS encoding uracil-DNA glycosylase — encoded protein: MEVTFSGACRQCPRLATFLDEVKLANPDYFAKPVPSFGDKNPTLLVVGLAPGLNGANRTGRPFTGDHAGILLYETLHKFGYATRPTSIDVNDGLKLKECRITNAVKCLPPQNKPETLEIKQCNQYLTSEINSLSKGTVLLALGAIAHKAILMALGLKVKDFAFAHGAKHVLPHGLTLYDSYHCSRYNTQTRRLTPEMFQSVFESISDHLKRDT
- the lepB gene encoding signal peptidase I, with product MNFALFMFIALLLTGSVWLLDHFVTGKGRPEGVKEPWWVEYSKSFFPVILIVFCLRSFLVEPFKIPSGSMIPTLLVGDFILVNKFDYGIRIPIINKKIVEIGNPEKGDVMVFRYPKDPGVDYIKRVVGVPGDKITYQDKQLTINGEKIKTISTGEYSYIESGLNYATTARYNESLGKHNHEIIVQPEQNTYYPSQVEDFPGRENCVYKQNEFTCTIPQGHYFMMGDNRDRSNDSRYWGFVPDKNIVGKAFLVWWNFDHFKRIGTKIN
- a CDS encoding DUF4845 domain-containing protein; its protein translation is MKKQKGITFVGMLLVAGMLFFVALIGMKIVPAYIEFFSVKKVITAMSNDSEVQNMSVKEVRNSFDRRAVIDNITAVKGDDLEISKDGGETVVIAQYSVKTPLFGNLSAYMDFTATTSKSRSKSLKGADI
- the nagZ gene encoding beta-N-acetylhexosaminidase, which produces MSLGPVMLDVLGTELTEEDRKRLLHPLTGGVILFSRNYESPAQLTKITQEIHSVRNPPLLIGVDQEGGRVQRCKAGFTRIPPMREFGRIWDEHPHKARQLAQQTGYVLAAELRACGVDFSFTPVLDMDYGQSGVIGDRAFHLNKQAIAELAHSLVLGLKEAGMASVGKHFPGHGYIKADSHLEIPIDDREFADIELNDLVPFKQMINFGLTGIMPAHVIYPKVDKRPAGFSKFWLKDILRNELRFDGTVFSDDLSMEGASVAGGIVDRAKAALEAGCDMVLVCNRPDSADELLANLHWNVPPVSLTRLVRMHGKPHPDSLVKLHEQEHYVNAVHAIAGIGFRSGDLPLKQREPDSCGDL
- the recO gene encoding DNA repair protein RecO is translated as MGNTQKSQQEAQPAYVLHSYPFRETSLIVEVFSRNFGRLAIVARGARRPKSAVRGLLMAFQPLQLNWFGKAELKTLHSAEWQGGQPQLQGMALLCGFYLNELMLKLLHRDDPHENLFMYYQETLQSLASQRDYAAVLRRFEIRLLQELGYALTFVNDVSSGESIVPDREYHYQIEYGPVVAEGRNSHQIGVQLSGKTLLDMAADNYRDPLTLQQSKTLMRTLINHYLGDQTLHTRQLLKDMQQS
- the lepA gene encoding translation elongation factor 4, with protein sequence MKHIRNFSIIAHIDHGKSTLADRIIHLCGGLSDREMESQVLDSMDLERERGITIKAQTAALEYKARDGQVYQLNLIDTPGHVDFTYEVSRSLAACEGALLVVDASQGVEAQTVANCYTAIEQGVEVVAVLNKIDLPSAEPERVIAEIEDIIGIDAQDAVRASAKSGLGVEDILDAVISRIPPPKGNIDAPLKALIIDSWFDNYVGVVMLVRVVDGVLKPKDKILLMASQTTHLCEQVGVFTPKTKARAQLSAGDVGFIIAGIKELNSAKVGDTVTLANNPAAEPLPGFKEIQPQVFAGLYPVESHDYDALRDALEKLKLNDASLQYEPETSQALGFGFRCGFLGLLHLDIVQERLEREYDMDLITTAPTVIYQILMKDGEVIEIENPSRLPDLSKIEEIREPIINATILVPQDYVGAVITLCTEKRGMQRNMQYMGRQVMLSYEMPMNEVVMDFFDKLKSVSRGYASLDYEFKEFRASDLVKLDILVNSEKVDALSLIVHRNTSQRRGRELAAKMRELIPRQMYDVAVQAAIGANILARENVKALRKNVLAKCYGGDISRKRKLLEKQKAGKKRMKQVGNVEIPQEAFLAILKID